The following coding sequences are from one Streptococcus mitis window:
- a CDS encoding TVP38/TMEM64 family protein, with protein sequence MSQDKQMKAVSPLLQQVINISSIVGGVGSLIFCIWAYQAGVLQSKETLSAFIQQAGIWGPPLFIFLQILQTVVPIIPGALTSVAGVFIYGHIIGTIYNYIGIVIGCAIIFYLVRLYGAAFVQSVVSKRTYDKYIGWLDKGNRFDRFFIFMMIWPVSPADFLCMLAALTKMSFKRYMTIIILTKPFTLVVYTYGLTYIIDFFWQML encoded by the coding sequence ATGTCACAGGATAAACAAATGAAAGCTGTATCTCCCCTTCTGCAGCAAGTTATCAATATCTCATCGATTGTTGGTGGGGTTGGGAGTTTGATTTTCTGTATTTGGGCTTATCAAGCTGGGGTTTTACAGTCTAAGGAAACCCTCTCTGCCTTTATCCAGCAGGCAGGTATCTGGGGGCCACCTCTCTTTATCTTTTTACAGATTTTACAGACGGTCGTACCTATCATTCCTGGGGCCTTGACCTCGGTGGCTGGGGTCTTTATTTACGGGCACATCATCGGGACTATCTACAACTATATCGGCATCGTGATTGGCTGTGCCATTATCTTTTATCTGGTGCGCCTCTATGGGGCCGCATTTGTCCAGTCTGTCGTCAGCAAGCGCACCTATGACAAGTATATCGGCTGGCTAGATAAGGGCAATCGTTTTGACCGTTTCTTTATCTTTATGATGATTTGGCCTGTTAGCCCTGCTGACTTTCTCTGTATGCTGGCTGCCTTGACCAAGATGAGCTTCAAGCGCTATATGACCATCATCATTCTGACCAAACCCTTTACCCTCGTGGTTTATACCTACGGTCTGACCTATATTATTGACTTTTTCTGGCAAATGCTTTGA
- the scrK gene encoding fructokinase ScrK, with protein MTKLYGSLEAGGTKFVCAVGDENFNVVEKTQFPTTTPIETIDKTIKFFSKFDNLAGLAVGSFGPIDIDKNSKTYGFITTTPKPNWANVDLLGALRRALNVPMYFTTDVNSSAYGEVVARNNAGGRIENLVYYTIGTGIGAGVIQRGEFIGGAGHPEMGHYYVAKHPMDIEKEFNGVCPFHKGCLEGFAAGPSLEARTGIRGENIELNSSVWDVQAYYIAQAAVNATVTFRPDVIVFGGGVMAQQHMLDRVREKFTALLNGYLPVPDVRDYIVTPAVAGNGSATLGNFVLAKEVSK; from the coding sequence ATGACAAAATTATATGGAAGCTTGGAAGCGGGCGGTACAAAGTTTGTCTGTGCTGTCGGTGATGAAAACTTTAACGTTGTAGAAAAAACACAATTTCCAACAACAACTCCAATCGAAACAATCGATAAAACCATCAAGTTCTTCTCAAAATTCGATAATCTTGCTGGTCTTGCAGTTGGTTCATTTGGTCCAATTGATATTGACAAAAATTCAAAAACCTATGGCTTTATCACAACGACTCCAAAACCAAACTGGGCAAATGTGGACTTGCTTGGTGCCCTTCGTCGCGCTTTAAACGTACCAATGTACTTCACTACAGACGTAAACAGCTCTGCCTATGGTGAAGTGGTTGCCCGTAACAATGCTGGCGGTCGTATCGAAAACTTGGTTTACTACACAATCGGTACAGGTATCGGTGCAGGTGTCATCCAACGTGGTGAGTTTATCGGTGGTGCGGGTCACCCTGAAATGGGCCACTACTATGTGGCGAAACACCCAATGGATATTGAAAAAGAATTCAACGGTGTTTGTCCATTCCACAAAGGCTGCTTGGAAGGCTTTGCGGCTGGACCAAGTTTGGAAGCTCGTACAGGTATTCGTGGTGAAAACATTGAACTTAACAGCTCTGTCTGGGATGTTCAAGCCTACTACATCGCTCAAGCTGCAGTCAATGCGACAGTGACTTTCCGCCCAGATGTGATCGTCTTTGGTGGTGGGGTCATGGCTCAACAACACATGCTGGACCGTGTCCGTGAGAAATTTACAGCTCTTCTCAATGGCTACCTTCCAGTACCAGATGTGCGTGACTATATCGTGACTCCAGCAGTCGCAGGGAATGGTTCTGCCACACTTGGGAACTTTGTCCTTGCAAAAGAAGTTTCAAAATAA